From a single Callithrix jacchus isolate 240 chromosome 5, calJac240_pri, whole genome shotgun sequence genomic region:
- the PRCD gene encoding photoreceptor disk component PRCD isoform X4 — protein MCTTLFLLSTLAMLWRRRFANRVQPEPSDVDGAVRASSVDSDPQASGREKEPLK, from the exons ATGTGCACCACACTTTTCCTGCTCAGCACCCTGGCCATGCTCTGGCGCCGCCGATTTGCCAACAGAGTCCAACC AGAGCCCAGCGACGTGGATGGGGCAGTTAGGGCCAGCAGCGTGGACTCAGACCCTCAGGCCTCTGGCAG GGAGAAAGAACCTCTGAAGTAA
- the PRCD gene encoding photoreceptor disk component PRCD isoform X3 produces MCTTLFLLSTLAMLWRRRFANRVQPEPSDVDGAVRASSVDSDPQASGSSGPGSFPSPGGCCGSRGSSKRENGGKQH; encoded by the exons ATGTGCACCACACTTTTCCTGCTCAGCACCCTGGCCATGCTCTGGCGCCGCCGATTTGCCAACAGAGTCCAACC AGAGCCCAGCGACGTGGATGGGGCAGTTAGGGCCAGCAGCGTGGACTCAGACCCTCAGGCCTCTGGCAG CTCAGGTCCTGGTTCGTTCCCTAGTCCAGGAGGATGCTGTGGGAGCCGGGGCAGCAGCAAGAGGGAGAATGGGGGAAAGCAGCACTAA